The stretch of DNA CTGGGTTATTGGCATTACCAACATCTCCGGCAGACCTCCCCGGGTAAGAGCGCTGTCTTTCCCTCCATCTACCCGCCACATTTACTCTCGGCAGCCTTCGGTAGCAAGGACTTCGCTTTGTTTCGCAAGCTCATCCAACTGCCGCTAGCCTCTTATGTGGTTCCTGTTCGTCGGGCCGGAGGTTTGCCGCCGACTTCCTTCAGATTCCACCTCACGGTGGACACCCTTGTCTTAAGCTACGGCTACTGCTACCTTCGCCGTTCGGGACTTTCACCCTATAGACAACGCCCATGCCGGGCGCACAAAAATTTCCCCGGCTCTGCCAGGCCGGGGTACAAGGTGGGTAGAGGATTTAGATTTTATAGCCCTGAAAATCCAGGACTTTGGCAGCAATGGTACGGGTGAGACCCAGCCAGTCAACAAAAGGTGGACGGGCCAGTTTCTTGAGGGCACTGAGCTGGGTAGCCAGCACATCCCCTTTTTCGATAGCCAGCAGTACTTCCCGGGCATAGCCTTCCACCCGCCGGAAAGCATCGAAGCAATAGAAAGAAGTCATGGCCACAGCCAGATCGGCATACAGGTCTTTGGCCTGCACTTTCTTGATGGTGCGCAGTACCGCGCTTTCCATGGCAAAGATTTCGATGACCAGATCTGCGATGCGAGCCAGGACCTCCTGTTCATCCTGCAGTTTCTGCCCCAGTTTCTGCACAGCAGAACCAGCAGTCAGCAGGAAAATTTTCTTGGCCCGTTCCACCAGCTGGGCTTCCCAGGTTACCGGTTCATCGCTAACCGGAGTCAGAGGCTGTAACAGCTCTTTCTGCAGGGCCTGAGCCACTTGCAGGAAGGGCAATTCATTTTTCATCGCCTTGCGCATCAGCATGCCGGGAATGATCAGCCGGTTTATTTCATTGGTCCCTTCAAAAATCCGGTTGATCCGGGAGTCACGGTAAATGCGTTCGACTGGATATTCGGAAATATAACCATAACCGCCATGAATCTGAACAGCTTCATCAGCTACAAAGTCCAGGGCCTCGGAAGCAAAGACTTTGTTAATACTGCACTCCAGAGCATATTCTTCGATTGCCCGCCCGATTCTGGGTCCGGCATCTTCAGCATGGTGGTCGATTTCAGCCAGGGCAGCATCGATTAGGCCTCCGGTACGGTAGACCATACTTTCAGTGACATAGATGCTGGTAGCCATACGGGCCAGTTTTTCCCGAATCATACCAAAGGAGGCGATGGGCTTGCCGAACTGCTTACGCTCCAGGCTGTATTTGGCCGCCAGCTCGATGGCATGTTTTGCTGCTCCCAGACAACCTACCGCCAGCTTGTAACGGCCGATATTGAGGATGTTGAAGGCAATGACATGGCCTTTGCCGATTTCGCCCAGTACATTTTCCACCGGCACTTTGGCGTTTTCCAGAATAACCTGGCGAGTGGTAGAGCCTTTAATTCCCATTTTCTTTTCCTCGGGGCCCAGGCTGAGGCCTTCGGTCTCCCGGTCCACGATAAAAGCAGTAAATTTGTCACCATCCACTTTGGCATAAACCACGAAAACATCAGCCATGCCGGCATTTGTGATAAACTGCTTGGTCCCGTTCAGGATATAATATTTTCCATCAGCACTGAGGTCAGCCCGGGTTTTAGCTCCCAGCGCATCGGAACCGGAAGTTGGTTCAGTCAAGCAATAGGCGGCAATCTTTTCCCCACTGGCCAGGGCAGGCAGATAGCGTTTTTTCTGGTCGGCATTACCGAACAGCACAATGGGCAATGAACCGATGCCGGTATGAGCCCCATGGGCCAGCCCGAAGGATCCGCCCCGGGTCAGGTTTTCCGCAATCAACATGGAGCTGATTTTATCCAGACCAGCACCATCATATTCTTCCGGAATATCGGCCGCCAGCAGGCCCAGCTCCCCGGCCTGTTTCAGCAAGGAAGACATAAGTTCCGGGTTTAATTTTTCCAATTCTTCTACCCGCGGCTCTACCTCTTTGGCGGTAAAATCAAAGGCGGTTTTGGCAATCATCTTATGTTCTTCGGTAAATTCCTCCGGAGTAAAGACCTGTTCCGGACTGACAGAGCCCAGCAAAAATGCGCCCCCTTTTACTCTTTCTCCCATGCTCATTTCCTCCCTTCATAATTAGGCCAGTACTTCAAAGATTCCGGCAGCACCCATACCGCCACCGATACACATACTGACGATACCGTAACCACCGCCCCGCCGTCTCAGTTCATTGATCAGGCTGACGGTGAGTTTAGCTCCTGTACAACCCAGGGGATGACCCAGGGCAATGGCGCCACCATTGGGGTTGACCCTGGCAGGATCCAGCTCCAGTTTTTTTATGACATAGAGAGCCTGAGAAGCAAAGGCTTCATTCAGCTCAACCACTTTGATATCATCCAAAGTCAGCCCGGCAATTTTCAAGGCCTTGGGAATGGCTACTACCGGACCAATCCCCATTTCATCAGGGTGAACCCCACCCACAGCAAAGGCCTTGAATACCGCCAGGGGCTCTAGACCCAGCTCTTCTGCCTTCTCTCTGGCCATGACCATGACAAAAGCAGCTCCGTCACTGGTCTGGGAAGAGTTCCCGGCAGTTACAGTACCTTTTGCATGGAAGGCAGGCTTTAGTTTGGCCAGCGCTTCCAGAGAAGTGTCAGACCGCACCCCTTCATCAGTGTCGAAGATAATTTCCTTTTTGCCCTGTTTTACAGTCAGGGGAACGATTTCATCCTTAAACCGGCCTTCCCGAATAGCCGCTGCTGCTTTCTGGTGGCTGGCCAGAGCAAAGCGATCCTGTTCCTCCCGGGTAATACCATAGCGCTGGGCCACATTTTCCGCCGTCAGACCCATGCCCATATAGGCAGCAGGCATGTGTTCCATTAACCAGGGGTTGGGGGCAATCTTATTGCCACCCATCGGGACCATACTCATGGATTCCACGCCACCGGCCAGGATGATATCCGCCTGGCCGATCATAATTTGCTGGGCAGCCAGGGCAATGGCGTTTAAACCGGAGGAACAAAAACGGTTAATAGTAAACCCGGGTACAGTGATAGGCAATTCCGCCCGCAGGACCAGCACCCGGCCCATGTTGAAACCCTGTTCCCCTTCCGGGAAAGAGCAACCGACAATCACATCATCTATCATTTCAGGTTGAACCTGCGGTACCCGTTCCAGCACATTGCGGATCACCGCTGCCCCCATATCTTCCGGGCGAACATGCCGCAAGGTCCCTTTGGGTGCTTTCCCTACCGCAGTACGAGCACCGGCAACAATCACAGCTTCCCTCATTCTTTCCACCTCCTAGTTCCGCAAGGGTTTGCCCGTGGCCAGCATGTGTTGCATGCGGGCCTGGGTCTTGGGTTCACCGGCCAGACTCAGGAAGGCTTCCCGTTCCAGATCCAGCAGATACTGTTCAGTTACCAGAGTGCCAGCCGGCACCTTGCCACCGGAGAGGACATAGGCAACTTTTTTGGCCAGGTGTTCGTCATATTCGCTGATATAGCCCCCCATCTTCAGAGAATAGGCTCCTAAGGCCATGGTGGCATAACCCGACTCCCCGACCACCGGAATCTGTTTGGGCTCTGGTGGCATAAAGCCGGTACGATCCATGGCCAGAACCGCTTCCCTGGCTTCAGCAATCAGATAATCACTATTGAAGGTAATCCCATCGCTTGCCCGCAGGTAGCCCAGAGTTTTAGCCTCAGGACCACTGGTGGAAACTTTGGCCATGGCAATGGTTTCAAAGGCCTTGTTGACAAAGGGCTGCAGGTCAGTTCTGGTGCCAGCCGGGATACCTTCATACATACGCAATAACAGCTCCTTGCAGCCACCACCAGCCGGGATCAGGCCTACACCCAGCTCCACCAGACCCATATAAGTCTCAGCTGCTGCCTGAATCCTATGGGTATGGGCACAGACCTCATAGCCTCCGCCCAGGGTCATGCCGAAGGGCGCCGCCACGACCGGTCTGCGGCAGTATTTCAGGCTCATCACGGCGTTCTGGAAGGTGCGGACCATCAGCTCGATTTCATCCCAGTCCCCTGCCTGGGATTCAAACAGCATCCACATCAGGTTAGCACCAACACAGAAGTTTTTCCCTTGATTACCAACTACCAAACCCACAAAGTTTTTCTCCACTTCTTCCACCGCAACGCGAATAGCATCAGTGATATCCCCACCGATGGCATTGTTGGGGGAATGGAATTCCAGACAAGCGACGCCATCACCCAGATCCACCAGGCTGGCACCGGAGTTACGGTAAATCACGGCTCCAGGTTGCTCTTTCCGGTTTTTCAGGATAATTAACCCCGGTTTATCTTCCACCAGGACATAGTCCTCTTTGTTCCAGTCATACTGCCATAACTGGCCCTGTTCCTTCTTGTAGAAGGACTTGAAGCCTTTAGCCAGCATGTTTTTTACCCAGGCGGGTACTTCCTGACCTTCAGCCTCCATACGGGCCACAGTAGCTTCTACCCCCAGGGCATCAAAGGTGGCAAAGGGCCCCATTTGCCAGTTAAAGCCCCATTCCATGGCTTTATCTATGGCCAGAATGCTGTCGGCAATCTCCTGGGCTTTGCGGGCAGCGTACAACAGGGGACGGCTGACTGCAAGCCAGGCCATTTGACTGTACTTGTCCTTGCCATTAACCAGAGCCTTCATCTGACCGGCCAGCCCACCGGGAGCCTGTTTGGCCATCTCCACCTGGGGCAACTTCACCTTCTGCTGGGGCCGGTAAGTCAAGGTTTGCCAGTCAAGGGTCAAGACCTGCTTGCCTTCCGGAGTTTTTACCTTTTGATAAAACCCTTGTCCAGTTTTATCCCCCAGCCACTTGTTCTCCACCATTTTGGTCAAAAACTCGGGAATGCGGAAAGCCTCTTTTTCCCATTGTTCGGTGACATTATCCCGTACATTGGCCGCTACATGCAGGAAAGTGTCCAGTCCAACCATATCCAGAGTACGGAAGGAAGCGCTCTTGGGTCGCCCCAGAGCCGGTCCGGTGAGAGCATCCACTTCTTCCGGAGTCAGGCCCAGTTCTTCCATGGCCTGGGCCGTAGATACCATACCATAAACTCCAATGCGATTAGCAATAAAATTGGGAGTATCTTTGCACAAAACTATTCCTTTACCCAGGCGACGTTCCCCGAACCAGGACAAAAACTCCACAATTTCCGGCAGGGTATCTGTTCCCGGGATAATTTCCAGCAGCTTCATATAGCGGGGAGGGTTAAAGAAATGGGTTCCCAGAAAATGCTGTCTGAATTCCAGCGCCAGGCCCTCCACCATTTTATTGACGGAAATACCAGAAGTATTGGTGCTGACAATGGCTCCTGGCTTGCGATACTGAGCTACTCTGGCCAGTAATTGTTGCTTGATAGCCAGGTTTTCCACTACCACTTCGATAATCCAGTCAGCATCCTTGATTTTCGGCAAATCATCCTCAAAGTTCCCGATTTCAATACGTTGAGCTACTTCCGGCACATACAGGGGAGCCGGTTTGCTCTTGAGTAAAAGTTCTTTGCCCCTGGCTGCAAATCGATTGCGGACCTGCGGGCTTTCCATCGTCAACCCCTTGGCCTGTTCTTCCGGAGTCAGTTCCCTGGGCACAATGTCCAGCAACAGAACCGGAATGCCCACATTGGCCAGATGGCCAGCAATGGTAGCACCCATCACCCCGGCACCAAGGACCGCAGCTGTGCGGATTTCCCTTTTCATTCCCTCTACCTCCCTTTTACCCACATCTTACTGAATGAATATTCATTCTGATTTAATTTTAGCTGTCAATCCTTACCTGTGTCAAGATAATTTTTGCAAAATTCAAGCAAAAAATTTGGCAGCAATATATAGACACAATTGCAGCAAATGTGTCATACTTATTTAGCGAAAAAATATATTTTGTATGCAGGATTTTCTCTGTTTTCGGCGAATAGTGTTATGTGGCTTAACAATAAGGGGAGGTTTATGGTGAGATGAAGAAAATTAGAATCGGTATCAATGGTTTTGGTCGCATTGGCCGTCTGGTCATGCGGGCAGCGGCCCTGGATCCTGTTTTTGAGGTAGTGGCCATCAATGCATCCTACGCTCCATCCATACTGGCCCACTTGTTAAAATATGATACAATCCATCGGGTTTATAGTGCAGATGTTGCTGCCGGAGAGCAGGAAATCTATGTTAATGGCCAGAAAGTTCGTTGTCTATCCGACCGGGATCCCCGCAATTTGCCCTGGGGTGACCTGGGAATAGATATCGTCATCGAGGCCACCGGCAAATTTAAAGACCGGGACGGGGCCAGTCTACACCTGGCTTCCGGTGCCAAAAAAGTAATTATCACAGCTCCGGGCAAAAACGAAGATGTGACCATCGTAATGGGCGTAAACGAACAGGCCTATGACCCGGCCAATCATCATATTATTTCCAATGCTTCCTGTACCACCAACTGCCTGGCCCCGGTGGCCAAGGTGCTGCATGAGAAATTCGGCATTATCAGCGGTATGATGACTACCGTTCATGCCTATACCAATGACCAGAAAAACCTGGATAATCCCCATAAGGATTTACGGCGGGCCCGGGCCTGTGCCCAGTCCATCATTCCCACCACTACCGGCGCTGCCAAAGCCGTAGGCAAGGTGTTGCCGGAGCTGAATGGCAAATTGAACGGCCTGGCCCTGCGGGTACCTACCCCCAATGTTTCAGTGGTAGACCTGGTCGCAGATTTTGAACAAGAAGTTTCAGTGGAAACCATCAATGCCGCCCTGAAGGAAGCGGCCAATGGTGCGCTGAAAGGCATTCTGGCCTATACCGAGGAACCCCTGGTGTCCTCTGATTTCATCGGCCACTCCGCTTCCTCGATTGTCGATGGCCTTTCTACCATGGCCATTAGCAAGCATCAGGCCAAGGTCCTGGCCTGGTATGACAATGAGTGGGGTTATTCCTGCCGGGTAGTAGATCTGGCCCGTTATGTCGGGGAAAGACTGGAATAGAAATGTTCATCGCGAATCAACCAGCCCCTGGCTTGCTTAGGCCAGGGGCTGGTTATTAATAATAGGTAGTATCCTATACAATTCCCGGCCCTAAGCAAATCCCCCCTCTGATAGCGTTTAAGCTACCACAGGGGGGATTTGCTTCCAATTGCCGTTCTCCGCTGGCAAGTTCACTTTTTCATTCCTGCCAGAAATTCGGTCAAAAAAGAGTTATTGAACAGCACTTTCATGGATTTTTGCATATACCGTTTCTTGAAACTATCTTCAGCTTCCTGGCAATACTGGCGCATTTTTTCCCGGTAGAACACCTTGAAACAGCGAACCATGGCTTCCCGCAGCTCCTCCCGGCTCATAGCCCGGCTGGGCATGATGGGATGAACCAGGTCATACTTGCTGAAATCCCATTCCTCTACTCTTTCCGCTACCTGTTGCCACAGGTCGGCATAAGGCCATGGCGTCAGGAAGAGAAAATGGGCCAGATCCGGATTATACCGCAAGGCTTGCTGCAAAGTCTCTTCAATGGACCGGGGCGTTTCCTCCCAGTGTCCCAGGAGAAAAGAGCACTCGGTCAAAATTCCCTGCTCATTCAGCAGGCGGATGGCTGTTTCCGCCTCTTCCGCCTTGATATTCTTCTGCAAGGCATTCAGAGTAGCCTGGTTGGCCGATTCCACGCCGATATAGACATGGATAAACCCGGCGGCCCGGTATTTCCAGAGGATGTCCTGATCCCGTACAATATCGGGGGCCCTGGTTTCCATCGTCAGCATGACCCCCGGTTGAGCCTCAAGCAAAAGATCGAGGAACTTTTCCCAGCGTTCCCGGTTTTTAGTGGTATATTCATCAGCAAACAGTACCATCTCCACCCCAAAACGGTCCCGCAACTCCAGGATCTCCTGAACCAGAGATTCAGGACTGCGCTCCCGGTATTGTTTACGCCAGAAATGGTGCTGGGAACAGAAGCGACATTCCTGATCACAACCGCGGGAGCCACTGACAATTGCCAGCCGGGAATCGGTAATCCGGTAGCGGTATAAATCCCAGTCCAGCAAATCCCAGGCTGGTGCCAGGGTATCCAGATCTTCAATCAGAGGCCTTGGCTCGGTGGCGCAAGGCTCGCCTTGTTCCCGGTAGGCAATTCCCCTGACAGTCCGGAAACTGCGTCCATCCTGCCAGGCCTGCACCAGTTCCGGGAAAGTCTCTTCCCCTTCCCACCTGATGATCACATCAACCCAGGGAGAGCTGGTTAAAATTTCTTCCCAGCAGAAGGTGGCATGGATTCCTCCCATCACCAGCAAGGCAGTGGGTAACACCTCTCTGACCGCTTTCAGTGTGGCTATTGCCGCCGGTGCGCTGGCAGTGGTAGCCGTAATTCCTACTACTTGCGGCCTCACCTGAGCCAGTCTGGCTTGGATCTCAGCCACGCTATGATTTAAAGACATGGCATCATAAATTTCAACCTGTATGCCTTTATTCCGCAAAGCCCCTGCCAGATACACCAG from Carboxydocella sporoproducens DSM 16521 encodes:
- a CDS encoding 3-hydroxyacyl-CoA dehydrogenase/enoyl-CoA hydratase family protein — protein: MKREIRTAAVLGAGVMGATIAGHLANVGIPVLLLDIVPRELTPEEQAKGLTMESPQVRNRFAARGKELLLKSKPAPLYVPEVAQRIEIGNFEDDLPKIKDADWIIEVVVENLAIKQQLLARVAQYRKPGAIVSTNTSGISVNKMVEGLALEFRQHFLGTHFFNPPRYMKLLEIIPGTDTLPEIVEFLSWFGERRLGKGIVLCKDTPNFIANRIGVYGMVSTAQAMEELGLTPEEVDALTGPALGRPKSASFRTLDMVGLDTFLHVAANVRDNVTEQWEKEAFRIPEFLTKMVENKWLGDKTGQGFYQKVKTPEGKQVLTLDWQTLTYRPQQKVKLPQVEMAKQAPGGLAGQMKALVNGKDKYSQMAWLAVSRPLLYAARKAQEIADSILAIDKAMEWGFNWQMGPFATFDALGVEATVARMEAEGQEVPAWVKNMLAKGFKSFYKKEQGQLWQYDWNKEDYVLVEDKPGLIILKNRKEQPGAVIYRNSGASLVDLGDGVACLEFHSPNNAIGGDITDAIRVAVEEVEKNFVGLVVGNQGKNFCVGANLMWMLFESQAGDWDEIELMVRTFQNAVMSLKYCRRPVVAAPFGMTLGGGYEVCAHTHRIQAAAETYMGLVELGVGLIPAGGGCKELLLRMYEGIPAGTRTDLQPFVNKAFETIAMAKVSTSGPEAKTLGYLRASDGITFNSDYLIAEAREAVLAMDRTGFMPPEPKQIPVVGESGYATMALGAYSLKMGGYISEYDEHLAKKVAYVLSGGKVPAGTLVTEQYLLDLEREAFLSLAGEPKTQARMQHMLATGKPLRN
- a CDS encoding thiolase family protein, with translation MREAVIVAGARTAVGKAPKGTLRHVRPEDMGAAVIRNVLERVPQVQPEMIDDVIVGCSFPEGEQGFNMGRVLVLRAELPITVPGFTINRFCSSGLNAIALAAQQIMIGQADIILAGGVESMSMVPMGGNKIAPNPWLMEHMPAAYMGMGLTAENVAQRYGITREEQDRFALASHQKAAAAIREGRFKDEIVPLTVKQGKKEIIFDTDEGVRSDTSLEALAKLKPAFHAKGTVTAGNSSQTSDGAAFVMVMAREKAEELGLEPLAVFKAFAVGGVHPDEMGIGPVVAIPKALKIAGLTLDDIKVVELNEAFASQALYVIKKLELDPARVNPNGGAIALGHPLGCTGAKLTVSLINELRRRGGGYGIVSMCIGGGMGAAGIFEVLA
- a CDS encoding glyceraldehyde-3-phosphate dehydrogenase; the protein is MKKIRIGINGFGRIGRLVMRAAALDPVFEVVAINASYAPSILAHLLKYDTIHRVYSADVAAGEQEIYVNGQKVRCLSDRDPRNLPWGDLGIDIVIEATGKFKDRDGASLHLASGAKKVIITAPGKNEDVTIVMGVNEQAYDPANHHIISNASCTTNCLAPVAKVLHEKFGIISGMMTTVHAYTNDQKNLDNPHKDLRRARACAQSIIPTTTGAAKAVGKVLPELNGKLNGLALRVPTPNVSVVDLVADFEQEVSVETINAALKEAANGALKGILAYTEEPLVSSDFIGHSASSIVDGLSTMAISKHQAKVLAWYDNEWGYSCRVVDLARYVGERLE
- a CDS encoding acyl-CoA dehydrogenase family protein, with the translated sequence MGERVKGGAFLLGSVSPEQVFTPEEFTEEHKMIAKTAFDFTAKEVEPRVEELEKLNPELMSSLLKQAGELGLLAADIPEEYDGAGLDKISSMLIAENLTRGGSFGLAHGAHTGIGSLPIVLFGNADQKKRYLPALASGEKIAAYCLTEPTSGSDALGAKTRADLSADGKYYILNGTKQFITNAGMADVFVVYAKVDGDKFTAFIVDRETEGLSLGPEEKKMGIKGSTTRQVILENAKVPVENVLGEIGKGHVIAFNILNIGRYKLAVGCLGAAKHAIELAAKYSLERKQFGKPIASFGMIREKLARMATSIYVTESMVYRTGGLIDAALAEIDHHAEDAGPRIGRAIEEYALECSINKVFASEALDFVADEAVQIHGGYGYISEYPVERIYRDSRINRIFEGTNEINRLIIPGMLMRKAMKNELPFLQVAQALQKELLQPLTPVSDEPVTWEAQLVERAKKIFLLTAGSAVQKLGQKLQDEQEVLARIADLVIEIFAMESAVLRTIKKVQAKDLYADLAVAMTSFYCFDAFRRVEGYAREVLLAIEKGDVLATQLSALKKLARPPFVDWLGLTRTIAAKVLDFQGYKI
- a CDS encoding B12-binding domain-containing radical SAM protein gives rise to the protein MSAHVVLLTPPYHAGVIEITGTWPPLNLVYLAGALRNKGIQVEIYDAMSLNHSVAEIQARLAQVRPQVVGITATTASAPAAIATLKAVREVLPTALLVMGGIHATFCWEEILTSSPWVDVIIRWEGEETFPELVQAWQDGRSFRTVRGIAYREQGEPCATEPRPLIEDLDTLAPAWDLLDWDLYRYRITDSRLAIVSGSRGCDQECRFCSQHHFWRKQYRERSPESLVQEILELRDRFGVEMVLFADEYTTKNRERWEKFLDLLLEAQPGVMLTMETRAPDIVRDQDILWKYRAAGFIHVYIGVESANQATLNALQKNIKAEEAETAIRLLNEQGILTECSFLLGHWEETPRSIEETLQQALRYNPDLAHFLFLTPWPYADLWQQVAERVEEWDFSKYDLVHPIMPSRAMSREELREAMVRCFKVFYREKMRQYCQEAEDSFKKRYMQKSMKVLFNNSFLTEFLAGMKK